The genomic region GAGCTGTGGAAATTTAAACCTTTAATAGATGATCCTTTGAATGAAGTTATTCTGCAATATACATATGAGGTTGCGAACAACGATAGTGGAAGATCATTTATTCGTGAACTTACAACTAAATGCCAATTTCACGAGCTAAGAGTTGGCTCACGCTTATTTTCTTCTATGCGGGAAAAATATGAAATTATAGATCCATGTATTTACCTTGAATATAAATCTGCGTGGGAAAAATACGACGAAGCCGCAAATGATGACACTGATATGAATGGTGCACTCAATAAGACTTATCCTAACAGTCCTTTTATATTTAGAGGTCCTGTGGGAGGTGAATTTGTAAGTCACCCTCTTTTAACTCAAGAAATATCGGGAAGAAGCCAACCAGAAAAAGACTATATAAAATATCTAAGAAAAAAAGTTGCAGAGGCATTTACACATTATATGAATCAACCAATCAATGTGGGTGAAAATCCTCTTAAAGGAAATAATCCATTAAGAGCTCCAAATTTTAATACTTTTAATCTAAGCTTTGATGGAGAAAATCATTTACTTAATTTAATGCTTGACCGTCAGTACTTTAGTTCCTCAAACAATATTGGTCTTTTTTTTATTGCTATTAATCCTGCTCAATCTAAGCTCATTGATGCTGTTTTTAAATCAATTAAAGATGCTGATGAAGAAAAATTTATAATAGCAACAGTTAAATTAGCAGCTTCACATCCAGCTTATCATCAAAGAAACATTGTTTTAGAAAGTTTTCCAGAACTTTTCATCACTAAAGATTTTAAAAATTATCAACTACTTTCTAGTTATATGCATTATTTATTAAACTGCACGCAGTTTGGTTAATTATTGAATTCAATATTTAGCCCGTTTTTTTTGCATCATTTCCCAATCTTCAGGCTTCATTGCTTTTAAAAAATTGAATTCCCCTGCTCCTTGCAACCACTCACCCCCATCTATGGTAACAACTTCGCCGTTTATGAAAGCTGCATAATCCGATACTAGATATGAAGCCAAATTTGCTAATTCAATGTGCTTGCCAGCTCTTCCCAAAGGATTTTTTCCTTCTAATTGCTCCCCCAGATTCGCATTGGGGACAAGTCTTTCCCAAGCTCCTTCTGTAGGAAAAGGGCCCGGTGCAATTGCATTCATGCGTATCCCTTTTCCTCCCCATTCCACTGCGAGACTTCTTGTCATAGCTAAAACGCCTGCTTTTGCCATTGCAGATGGAACTACAAATGCAGATCCAGTTGAGGCATATGTAGTTACTATATTTAAAACAGCAGCTTTTTGCTGTGTCTTTAACCATCTTTTTGCACAAGCTAGAGTCACATAACTTGTGCCATGCAAAACAATATTGAGCACTGCGTCGATAGCTCTTGGTGATAAATCTTCAGTACGAGATATAAAATTCCCTGCTGCATTATTTACCAATATATTCAATTCACCTTCCGAAAATATACTTTCTATCATATTATCTACAGATGCTGCATCTTTCACATCACACACTTTAAATGAAGCTTTATCATTTTTGAATTTATTATTAAATTCATGACAAGTTTCTTTCAGAATTTCTTCTCTTCTTCCACAAATAACTACTTGCGCACCAAGAGATAAAAATCGTTCTGACATACTTTTACCAAGTCCTGTTCCACCACCCGTAACTAATATTTTTTTGCTTTCTAAAAGATTTGATTCAAACATGTATTATCTCCTTTGTCTGCGAATTTATAAATTACATTATAATGGAAATAATAAGAGAGCAAAACTCTTTAAATATTTATTTAATATTCTTTTTAAAAAGAGGTGAAATAAGATATTTTTTATTAATTTTGCAATATATAATAGTTAAATCATATTTAAAAAAGATAATTCGCGCTCTTTGAATAATTTTCTCTAAACAAACTCTTAAACTCTCTTTACGTTGCGATGATGAAATTGAATAACCTTCATAAAAAGCAGCTAAGAGTTCATTTCGAGTAAGCCCATATGGAAATTGCGAAAGCAAAATCATAAGTCGGCCCGGTTCTTTTGCAGATTCAACTGGAGAAACAAATTCAACATAAGATAAGCAGAGTTTTACCCATCGTTTCGCGACATAAGGTGATGATGCAACTTCGTTAAGCGCAAGTGCTAACGACTCCTGCATTTTGGTAAATTTTTCTCCACTCCTCAGTTTTTTTCGAATTATTCTGTTTCTTTTATCAGTTAGGGAGTCTTGTTCATTTTTAAGTAAATCAGAATTTTGCAGATTTTCGTAATCCATTTATACCTCTATTGTTTTGCGTTTAAAAAATGCATGGAAATAATTATCTTTTCCATATTTTAATTAATGCAATATTTATGCCAAAGAGGAATATTTTATATTATCATATACTTATAAATTTTACTAAAAAATTCTAAAAATTTTTCCGCCCGAAAATCAGACGATTTTTAAAATTTATGAATGAATATCGGTCAATATTTTTTTTCGCTTTAAATTTTATGCTATTATAAAGGAATAGTTTTTACAGAATTGATTGATTATCGTACAATTAATTTCATATTAATTTAACTCACAAATTTACAATCTGTAAAAAATAAAAGCCTATAGAAATTAATTCCATAGGCTTTTAAGCTGTTTTCTGTCTGTATTTTTAGAAAATACTACTTATTTTAAACTGATGCCTTAAGTTCTTCTGCTGATACATAGCGGCTCGAAATACGAGCAGCTTTACCACGAAGCTTACGGATGTAGTAAATTCTGGAACGACGAACTTTACCACGAACTTTGATATCAACATGGTCGATAAGAGGGGAATGCGCAAAGAAGTTACGCTCAACACCAATAGCGCCAGCTGACATTTTACGAACGAGGAAAGTAGAATTCGTTGTACCTTTACGGTAACGAATTACAGTTCCTTCGAAAGATTGTAAACGGTATTTTGGAGTTCCGTCTTTCTCAGTACCTTCTTGGATTTTTACCCAAACGCACACAGTGTCACCAGCCTTGAAATTTGGCAATGGCTTTGTGCGCATGTACTTTGATTCAAAAGATTTAAGAATAGGATGCTTCATAAACAAATCCACCTATAGCGAGAATTGCCTAAAATCGGATTCTCTAAAAAATAAAGTCAAGAAAATGGTCGGAGCGACAGGACTTGAACCTGCGACCTCTTGCACCCCAAGCAAGTGCGCTAGCCAGGCTGCGCTACGCTCCGAGTCAAAAAATAAATGTTACTTAGTTAGAGCAGCCTTTGATTTTTGTACAAGAACCGCAAAAACAGCTTCATCATGAATAGCAATGTCAGAAAGTTGCTTACGATCGAGAGTGATACTCGCTTTCTTAAGACCATTCATGAACTTGCTGTATGGTAAACCATGAGCTCTTGATGCAGCGTTAATACGTTGAATCCAGAGTGCACGAAAATCACGTTTTTTAACCTTACGGTCACGATATGCATAGCAAAGTGCTCTACGAACAATTTGTATAGCTGTACGATAAAGTCTACTACGAGTACCGCGGTATCCTTTAGCTAATTTAAGAACTCTTTTATGACGACGACGAAGTTTAAAGCCACGTTTTGCGCGAGCCATAGTATATAACCTCCTAGAATGATGGCGCTGCCGAGTTATTCAGCAACCTTTGCTGGCCATTCATCTGTTTAAAAACAACTTAACGAACAATAAACTATTTTTAAGTTTTACAAAAACTTAGCCTAATAGCTTATTTTATAAACCGTTTGGTAGGCAACGGGAAACCAATCTTGAACTTTCAGCGCGCATGATTTTGAGCTTTTTCAAGCGTGTTTTACGGCTGCGGTTCTTAGAAGTTGCTTTGTGTTGCTTTCCTACGTGAGGAACCTTAACAAGACCAGTTGCAGTCAACTTATAACGTTTAGCTGCAGCTCTTTTAGTCTTAATAGCCTTGCTAACTTTCCCTTTGGACTTAGCAACTTTAGCTTTTATCTTAGCTTTGGACTTTGCCATGTGATTAACCCTTCAACTTAGAACAGACAAAAAACAGAAAATTCTTATAACACTGCCCTAAATAAAATCAACCTTTATTTTCAAAAGATCTAAGTAAGATAGGGTAACTTTTAAACATAAAAAAAGCCCAAAAAGAAAATTCTTTTTGGGCTTTATATTAGTGGTGGGTCCGCCCGGATTCGAACCGGGGACCACTTGCTTAAAAGGCAAATGCTCTACCGACTGAGCTACGAACCCACTAAAGGAAAATTAAAAGGCTGCACAGAGCTACT from Fluviispira vulneris harbors:
- a CDS encoding SDR family oxidoreductase, which produces MFESNLLESKKILVTGGGTGLGKSMSERFLSLGAQVVICGRREEILKETCHEFNNKFKNDKASFKVCDVKDAASVDNMIESIFSEGELNILVNNAAGNFISRTEDLSPRAIDAVLNIVLHGTSYVTLACAKRWLKTQQKAAVLNIVTTYASTGSAFVVPSAMAKAGVLAMTRSLAVEWGGKGIRMNAIAPGPFPTEGAWERLVPNANLGEQLEGKNPLGRAGKHIELANLASYLVSDYAAFINGEVVTIDGGEWLQGAGEFNFLKAMKPEDWEMMQKKRAKY
- the rplS gene encoding 50S ribosomal protein L19 encodes the protein MKHPILKSFESKYMRTKPLPNFKAGDTVCVWVKIQEGTEKDGTPKYRLQSFEGTVIRYRKGTTNSTFLVRKMSAGAIGVERNFFAHSPLIDHVDIKVRGKVRRSRIYYIRKLRGKAARISSRYVSAEELKASV
- a CDS encoding large ribosomal subunit protein bL35, giving the protein MAKSKAKIKAKVAKSKGKVSKAIKTKRAAAKRYKLTATGLVKVPHVGKQHKATSKNRSRKTRLKKLKIMRAESSRLVSRCLPNGL
- the rplT gene encoding 50S ribosomal protein L20, with product MARAKRGFKLRRRHKRVLKLAKGYRGTRSRLYRTAIQIVRRALCYAYRDRKVKKRDFRALWIQRINAASRAHGLPYSKFMNGLKKASITLDRKQLSDIAIHDEAVFAVLVQKSKAALTK